The sequence below is a genomic window from Sinorhizobium meliloti.
CGGAAGATGCTCGGGCAAAGGCTTCTTTACCGGCCGGCTGCGGGTAAAGCCGGCGACATTGACGGTGGCCGCGACCGCCATTTCGGCAGCGAGCTCGTCCTCGGTCGCCGCCATCTCCAACTCTACCAGTTGGAACTCCATCTGGTCGATCAGCCGGGCACGACGCTCCGCCTTCGGGCCATAAAGCTGCCGCTGAGCTCTGCCCGTAGGGCAGCAACATCGTCGGGAAGCAAATCAGGGCTGTTTCCATGCCCGCAGTGAATCACAGAAGCCCTGATTTGCCTAATTTCAAAGGGCTTATCCCGGAATATTCGTCCCCGAACAGCTCACCCCGCGCTGGTCGGACGCCAGGTCTGCTGCGGGTTTCGCCAATCGATCCCTTCCAGCGGATAGGACATCTGACCGGCGGTCAGCGCGATCGCACCACCCTCCGTTGCCGGCCAGATGAAACGCCCGCGCTCGAGCCGCTTCG
It includes:
- the tnpB gene encoding IS66 family insertion sequence element accessory protein TnpB (TnpB, as the term is used for proteins encoded by IS66 family insertion elements, is considered an accessory protein, since TnpC, encoded by a neighboring gene, is a DDE family transposase.); this encodes MNGYVAPHITVQRRDVFVFRGRSGRLIKALWHDGIGLSLYAKRLERGRFIWPATEGGAIALTAGQMSYPLEGIDWRNPQQTWRPTSAG